One Halarcobacter ebronensis genomic window carries:
- the tkt gene encoding transketolase has translation MSKQLLQKQADTIRFLAADMVQKANSGHPGAPMGMADIATVLSAHLNLNPANDKWLNRDRLVFSGGHATGLVYSLLHLWGFDVSLPDMREFRQFHSKTPGHPEYGHTHGVEITTGPLGQGIANAVGFAMAAKYAQNILGKDVITHKVYCLCGDGDLQEGISYEACATAGHLGLDNLIVIYDSNSITIEGDTSIAWSENVKKRFAAANFEVFEIDGHNFDQIDKAIESAKVCDKPALIIATTSIGKGAATLEGSHHTHGAPLGEDEIRESKIKAGFNPDEKFVVPYDIKGAFDKLIQGVEAENAWEESLSDETKAKIKELQNPNFDSIVYPEFEVGSSVATRDSNHKILNAIASAIPGFLGGSADLAPSNKTELKGMGDFPKGKNIHFGIKEHAMAAITNAMNLYGLFRVFSATFFVFSDYLKPSARIAALAGIPQHFVWTHDSIGVGEDGPTHQPIEHLSQFRALPNFYTFRPADATENIASWKVALKMKAPSAFVCSRQGLQVLKDERAFGEVANGAYLLKKRENATVTLMASGSEVMLSLQVACVLDKEGIKANVVSVPCFDLLLEQNKEYVDTIIDPNTKVFAIEAARGLEYYKYADVVYGMDTFGASGPAGVLFKEFGFTVESLVERVKKDI, from the coding sequence ATGTCAAAACAATTACTTCAAAAGCAAGCTGATACAATTAGATTTTTAGCTGCTGATATGGTTCAAAAAGCGAACTCAGGACACCCAGGTGCACCTATGGGAATGGCAGATATTGCAACAGTTTTAAGTGCACATTTAAATTTAAACCCAGCAAATGATAAATGGCTAAATAGAGATAGACTTGTATTTAGTGGTGGTCATGCTACTGGACTTGTTTACTCTTTACTACACTTATGGGGATTTGACGTAAGTCTTCCTGATATGAGAGAGTTTAGACAATTTCATTCTAAAACTCCAGGACACCCAGAATATGGGCATACACATGGAGTTGAAATTACAACAGGACCTTTAGGACAAGGTATTGCAAATGCAGTTGGTTTTGCGATGGCTGCAAAATATGCACAAAATATTTTAGGAAAAGATGTTATTACTCATAAAGTTTATTGCCTTTGTGGTGATGGAGATTTACAAGAGGGTATCTCTTATGAAGCGTGTGCAACTGCAGGACATTTGGGATTAGATAACTTAATTGTAATTTATGATTCAAACTCAATCACTATTGAAGGTGATACTTCAATTGCATGGAGTGAAAATGTTAAAAAAAGATTCGCTGCTGCAAATTTTGAAGTATTTGAGATAGATGGACACAATTTTGATCAAATTGATAAAGCTATTGAAAGTGCAAAAGTATGCGATAAACCTGCATTAATTATTGCAACAACTTCAATTGGAAAAGGTGCAGCAACTTTAGAAGGAAGTCACCATACTCATGGAGCTCCATTAGGTGAAGATGAGATTAGAGAGTCAAAAATTAAAGCAGGATTTAATCCTGATGAAAAATTTGTTGTTCCTTATGATATTAAAGGTGCTTTTGATAAACTAATTCAAGGTGTAGAAGCTGAAAATGCATGGGAAGAATCATTAAGTGATGAAACAAAAGCAAAAATAAAAGAGCTTCAAAATCCAAATTTTGACTCTATTGTTTATCCAGAATTTGAAGTTGGAAGTTCTGTTGCAACAAGAGATTCAAATCATAAAATTTTAAATGCAATTGCAAGTGCAATTCCAGGATTCTTAGGTGGAAGTGCAGATTTAGCTCCATCAAATAAGACTGAGTTAAAAGGGATGGGAGATTTTCCTAAAGGGAAAAATATCCACTTTGGGATCAAAGAACATGCAATGGCAGCAATTACAAATGCAATGAATCTTTACGGACTATTTAGAGTATTCTCTGCAACATTTTTTGTATTTTCAGATTACTTAAAACCAAGTGCAAGAATTGCAGCATTAGCAGGAATTCCACAACACTTTGTATGGACACACGACTCTATTGGAGTTGGTGAAGATGGTCCAACGCACCAACCAATTGAGCATTTATCTCAATTTAGAGCATTACCAAACTTCTATACATTTAGACCAGCAGATGCAACAGAAAATATTGCTTCTTGGAAAGTTGCATTAAAAATGAAAGCACCATCTGCCTTTGTATGTTCAAGACAAGGTCTTCAAGTATTAAAAGATGAAAGAGCATTTGGAGAAGTTGCAAATGGAGCATATCTTCTTAAAAAAAGAGAGAATGCAACAGTTACTCTTATGGCTTCAGGTAGTGAAGTTATGCTTTCACTTCAAGTTGCTTGTGTCCTTGATAAAGAGGGAATTAAAGCAAATGTTGTATCAGTTCCTTGTTTTGATTTACTACTTGAACAAAACAAAGAGTATGTAGATACAATAATTGATCCAAATACAAAAGTATTTGCAATTGAAGCAGCTAGAGGATTAGAGTACTATAAATACGCAGATGTTGTATATGGTATGGATACTTTTGGAGCTTCAGGACCTGCTGGAGTACTATTCAAAGAGTTTGGATTTACAGTTGAGTCTTTAGTAGAAAGAGTTAAAAAAGATATATAA
- a CDS encoding WG repeat-containing protein, whose protein sequence is MKKYLMGISIVLALAGCTTNNAVVVVGDKEGLLDKNGNVLIKAIYEKIDIFDLDGTMYAIVKDIGNKYGITDLNGNIKLDIKFDSIGRYINGFAKVEVGDKYGLINKNFELVLEPIYEDIRTVIDNSIVVKKELEENKVKFGCFNTNIEEIAPLEYDMIYLSSENRMRVKRENLWGFMDTSCKLIVEPKYSFVKDYSNGLAKVIGTNGLVTYIDLQGEEIERKTFNEGLNF, encoded by the coding sequence ATGAAAAAATATCTAATGGGAATATCAATAGTTTTAGCATTAGCTGGATGTACAACTAATAATGCTGTAGTTGTTGTTGGAGATAAAGAGGGATTACTTGATAAAAATGGAAATGTTTTAATAAAAGCAATTTATGAAAAAATAGATATTTTTGATCTTGATGGAACAATGTATGCCATTGTAAAAGATATTGGTAATAAATATGGAATAACTGATTTAAATGGAAATATAAAACTAGATATTAAATTTGATTCAATTGGACGATATATAAATGGTTTTGCAAAAGTTGAAGTTGGTGACAAATATGGACTTATAAATAAAAATTTTGAACTTGTATTAGAACCAATTTATGAAGATATAAGAACAGTTATTGATAATTCAATAGTTGTTAAAAAAGAGCTAGAAGAAAATAAAGTAAAATTTGGATGTTTTAATACAAATATTGAAGAGATTGCCCCTTTAGAATATGATATGATTTATCTTTCAAGTGAAAACAGAATGAGGGTAAAAAGAGAGAATTTATGGGGATTTATGGATACAAGTTGTAAATTAATTGTAGAACCTAAATACTCTTTTGTAAAAGATTATTCAAATGGTTTAGCAAAAGTTATAGGAACAAATGGTTTAGTTACATATATAGATTTACAAGGTGAAGAAATTGAAAGAAAGACCTTCAATGAGGGCTTAAACTTTTAA